Proteins encoded together in one Flavobacteriales bacterium window:
- a CDS encoding ribonuclease D has protein sequence MRPVAYRTITTQEDLARMTEALTASSVIALDTEASSFHRYRVRVCLVQVSDRDRTWLVDPFTAGDLAPLGTLLGRPEMEVVIHDADYDLRMLAQEQGIRVENVFDTLVAAELLNEPEIGLASLLQKYMGIHVDKKFQKADWSKRPLPDAMLDYAAGDTAHLIALRDILEARLKEKGRWSWAQEEFALLTDAPFNLQENLEPGYLRMKGAKLLKPHQLAVLREVHTWREGVAERMDRAPFMVIGNEVLLDLAKAPPTDERDLSARKGIGEKVMARHGRALLEAVRRGTLLPKEQWPRLERPKRWDRDPDHDERLKRLKLVRDRLTTEHDLRMGIVASNQLLQEIARTRPGDLQALAALPGIRRYQAELFGAELLGAV, from the coding sequence ATGAGACCCGTTGCCTATCGCACCATCACCACGCAGGAGGACCTGGCCCGGATGACCGAGGCCCTCACCGCCTCGTCCGTGATCGCGCTGGACACTGAGGCGAGCAGCTTCCACCGGTATCGGGTCCGTGTGTGCCTTGTCCAGGTGAGCGATCGGGACCGCACCTGGCTGGTGGACCCCTTCACCGCCGGCGATCTGGCCCCCCTGGGCACCCTGCTGGGCCGCCCTGAGATGGAAGTGGTGATCCACGATGCCGATTACGACCTGCGCATGCTCGCCCAGGAGCAGGGCATCCGCGTGGAGAACGTGTTCGACACACTGGTGGCCGCGGAGCTCCTGAACGAGCCCGAGATCGGCCTCGCCTCGCTGCTGCAGAAGTACATGGGGATCCATGTGGACAAGAAGTTCCAGAAGGCGGATTGGAGCAAACGTCCACTGCCCGATGCCATGCTCGACTATGCCGCCGGCGATACGGCCCACCTCATCGCCCTGCGCGACATCCTGGAAGCCCGGCTGAAGGAAAAGGGACGGTGGAGCTGGGCACAGGAGGAGTTCGCGCTCCTCACGGACGCGCCGTTCAACCTGCAGGAGAACCTCGAGCCGGGCTATCTCCGCATGAAGGGCGCCAAGCTGCTGAAACCCCATCAGCTCGCGGTGCTGCGGGAGGTGCACACCTGGCGGGAAGGCGTCGCCGAACGCATGGACCGGGCACCGTTCATGGTCATCGGTAACGAGGTGCTGCTGGACCTGGCCAAAGCACCGCCGACCGATGAGCGCGACCTATCGGCGCGCAAAGGCATCGGCGAGAAGGTGATGGCGCGACATGGTCGGGCGCTCTTGGAGGCTGTCCGCCGGGGGACCCTCCTGCCCAAGGAGCAGTGGCCGCGCCTGGAACGCCCCAAACGCTGGGACCGTGATCCTGACCATGATGAGCGGCTGAAACGGTTGAAGCTCGTGCGCGACCGCCTCACCACGGAGCACGATCTGCGGATGGGCATCGTGGCCAGCAATCAGCTGCTTCAGGAGATCGCGCGCACGCGCCCCGGCGATCTGCAGGCCCTGGCCGCACTTCCGGGCATCCGCCGCTACCAAGCGGAGCTCTTCGGTGCCGAGCTCCTCGGCGCCGTGTGA
- a CDS encoding winged helix-turn-helix transcriptional regulator, with protein sequence MATLTLEERVGTEKLMRASELLRMAAHPQRLAILDLLGREKRLCVLELRERLGIEQAILSQHLTLMRDKGLVDFEKEGRYSFYFLARTEFMKIIRDIETCCDKL encoded by the coding sequence ATGGCGACCCTGACCCTGGAGGAACGTGTGGGCACCGAGAAGCTGATGCGCGCGAGCGAACTGTTGCGCATGGCGGCGCACCCGCAGCGGCTGGCCATCCTGGACCTGCTCGGCAGGGAGAAGCGGTTATGCGTACTGGAGCTCCGCGAGCGGCTGGGCATCGAACAGGCCATCCTGAGCCAGCACCTCACCCTGATGCGCGACAAAGGGTTGGTCGACTTCGAGAAGGAGGGCCGCTACAGCTTCTACTTCCTGGCACGGACGGAGTTCATGAAGATCATCCGCGACATCGAGACCTGCTGCGACAAGCTTTAG
- a CDS encoding sulfite exporter TauE/SafE family protein, which translates to MEIIGYIGAVLMGLSLGLIGGGGSILTVPILVYLFGVDAVLATAYSLFIVGLTSLIGSFSHIRIGNIHWRTAVVFGIPSIVAVFATRAWLVPALPDPLFSLGGTAVSKALGMLILFAVLMVAAAYSMIRRPKAAAAGSDGAVAFNYPLILGEGLVVGTITGLVGAGGGFLIIPALVLLARLPMKQAVGTSLIIIAAKSLIGFTGDLKGDEVIDWSFLLLFSAIAIGGIIAGSLLSKRIPNEKLKPAFGWFVLLMGIYIIGREFSHMAA; encoded by the coding sequence ATGGAGATCATCGGGTACATCGGCGCTGTGCTCATGGGCCTGTCCCTGGGCCTGATCGGCGGGGGGGGCTCCATCCTCACGGTGCCCATCCTGGTGTACCTCTTCGGGGTGGACGCGGTGCTGGCCACGGCCTACTCGCTCTTCATCGTGGGTCTCACCAGCCTGATCGGCTCCTTCAGCCACATCCGCATCGGCAACATCCATTGGCGCACGGCCGTCGTGTTCGGCATCCCCAGCATCGTAGCCGTGTTCGCCACGCGCGCCTGGCTGGTGCCGGCGCTGCCCGATCCGCTGTTCAGCCTCGGCGGCACGGCGGTGAGCAAGGCGCTGGGCATGCTCATCCTCTTCGCCGTGCTGATGGTGGCCGCCGCCTACAGCATGATCCGCAGGCCGAAAGCCGCGGCGGCCGGCAGCGACGGCGCCGTGGCCTTCAACTACCCGCTGATCCTCGGCGAAGGCTTGGTGGTGGGCACCATCACCGGTCTGGTGGGCGCGGGCGGTGGCTTCCTCATCATCCCCGCGCTGGTGCTGCTGGCACGCCTGCCGATGAAACAGGCCGTGGGCACCTCATTGATCATCATCGCCGCCAAGAGCCTCATCGGTTTCACCGGCGACCTGAAGGGCGACGAGGTGATCGACTGGAGCTTCCTGCTCCTCTTCTCGGCCATCGCCATCGGCGGCATCATCGCCGGAAGTCTCCTGAGCAAGCGCATCCCGAACGAGAAACTCAAACCCGCCTTCGGATGGTTCGTGCTCCTTATGGGTATCTACATCATCGGCCGCGAATTCTCGCACATGGCAGCTTGA